The following proteins come from a genomic window of Loxodonta africana isolate mLoxAfr1 chromosome 19, mLoxAfr1.hap2, whole genome shotgun sequence:
- the CLDN5 gene encoding claudin-5, whose translation MGSAGLEILGLVLCLLGWVGLILACGLPMWQVTAFLDHNIVTAQTTWKGLWMSCVVQSTGHMQCKVYDSVLALSAEVQAARALTVGAVLLALVALFVTLAGAQCTTCVAPGPAKARLALTGGSIYALCGLLALVPLCWFANIVVREFYDPAVPVSKKYDLGAALYIGWAASALLMCGGGLVCCGAWACAGRPDLSFPVKYSVPRRSTAGGDYDKKNYV comes from the coding sequence ATGGGGTCCGCAGGGCTGGAAATCCTGGGTCTAGTGCTGTGCCTTTTGGGCTGGGTGGGCCTGATCCTGGCGTGCGGACTGCCCATGTGGCAGGTGACTGCCTTCCTGGACCACAACATCGTGACGGCACAGACCACCTGGAAAGGGTTGTGGATGTCGTGCGTGGTGCAGAGCACGGGGCACATGCAGTGTAAGGTGTACGACTCGGTGCTGGCACTGAGCGCCGAGGTACAGGCGGCTCGCGCGCTCACCGTGGGGGCCGTGCTGCTGGCGCTTGTCGCGCTCTTCGTGACCCTGGCGGGCGCGCAGTGCACCACCTGCGTGGCCCCGGGACCGGCCAAGGCGCGCTTGGCCCTCACCGGCGGCTCCATCTACGCGCTTTGCGGGCTGCTGGCCCTCGTGCCGCTCTGCTGGTTCGCCAACATCGTGGTGCGTGAGTTCTACGACCCAGCCGTCCCAGTGTCCAAGAAATATGATCTAGGCGCGGCGCTGTACATCGGCTGGGCAGCCTCGGCGCTGCTCATGTGCGGTGGTGGCCTCGTGTGCTGCGGTGCCTGGGCTTGCGCCGGCCGCCCAGACCTTAGCTTCCCGGTCAAGTACTCTGTGCCGCGGCGATCCACGGCTGGCGGCGACTACGACAAGAAGAACTACGTCTAA